A single genomic interval of Aythya fuligula isolate bAytFul2 chromosome 28, bAytFul2.pri, whole genome shotgun sequence harbors:
- the GLMP gene encoding glycosylated lysosomal membrane protein, with amino-acid sequence MRQLLLLAGLLAAAGGREVWMQYNPGWNGSSVNLLHVRAVGPNDTLHYIWSSIGAPAVLLVVTEGTSSALHVNWTQLLSPTPDGAIRIEPAGSVVYSTAVVFTKVFEYSKANVQEEVFYPTYDLSDFSWDSVNRTLNHTALTAEFVGGPATDPSGSFSNGSLAFRVTAYETSGRDETLPSLLHTANSSKVEFVLAGAAPRGNSSWFALEVATVEEAGVVQRLRLARSIDDEYTPTIFETFSLVAESRNDSSTLSFLQWKATAYGSQAPKREDSIQCHSGSLKAANWTLPRSSIVLAYFGEGVGSTYTISAVNISFGGEDGNIYEEKRYLSWSALLGFGQPPKDTFSPLVISIMAVALGTPMVLLVVGSCVVLFAQGKRYTEYEPIN; translated from the exons ATgcggcagctgctgctcttggcCGGGCTGCTGGCGGCGGCCGGCGGCCGGGAG GTGTGGATGCAGTACAACCCTGGCTGGAACGGCTCTTCCGTCAACCTGCTGCATGTCCGGGCGGTGGGGCCCAATGACACCCTGCACTACATCTGGAGCAGCATCGGGGCCCCCGCCGTGCTGCTGGTGGTCACCGAGGGCACGAGCAGTGCCCTGCACGTCAACTGGACCCAGCTGCTCTCGCCCACTCCTGACGGAGCGATTCGGATTGAGCCCGCTGGCAGTGTTGTGTACTCCACAGCTGTCGTCTTCACCAAG gtGTTTGAGTACAGCAAGGCCAACGTGCAGGAGGAGGTCTTCTACCCCACCTACGACTTGTCGGACTTCTCCTGGGACAGCGTCAATCGGACCCTGAACCACACTGCCCTGACAGCCGAGTTTGTGGGTGGCCCAGCCACTGACCCCAGTGGCAGCTTCTCCAACGGCAGCCTGGCATTTCGG GTGACAGCTTACGAGACCAGTGGCCGTGACGAGACCTTGCCCAGCCTTTTGCACACAGCAAACAGCTCTAAAGTGGAGTTTGTCCttgctggggcagccccacggGGCAACAGCTCATGGTTCGCCCTAGAGGTGGCCACAGTGGAAGAGGCAGGAGTGGTGCAGAGGCTGCGCTTGGCACGTTCCATCGACGATGAGTACACTCCCACCATCTTTGAG ACGTTCTCCCTGGTAGCAGAGTCCCGAAACGACAGCTCCACGCTCAGTTTCCTGCAGTGGAAGGCGACAGCCTACGGCTCGCAGGCCCCCAAGCGCGAGGACAGCATCCAGTGCCACTCCGGCAGCCTGAAAGCAGCCAACTGGACCCTGCCCAGGTCCAGCATTGTCCTTGCCTACTTTGGGGAGGGCGTAGGCAGCACCTACACAATCAGTGCTGTCAACATCTCCTTTGGGGGTGAGGACGGAAATATTTACGAGGAAAAGCGCTACCTGAGCTG GTCTGCACTGCTGGGCTTTGGGCAGCCCCCCAAGGACACCTTCTCTCCCCTGGTCATCTCCATCATGGCCGTGGCGCTGGGCACCCCCATGGTGCTGCTAGTGGTGGGCAGCTGTGTGGTTCTCTTTGCCCAGGGGAAACGCTACACTGAGTATGAGCCCATCAACTGA